The following is a genomic window from Oryzomonas sagensis.
AAAGCCGTTCGGCCACGTCCGTGGCGTGGATCTTCCCCTTCTTGACCACAATGTAGTTTCTGGCCTTGATCGTCCCCATGATCGAGGCATAGGTGGAAGGCCTGCCGATGCCGTGCTTCTCCAGCGCCTTGACCAGGGTCGCCTCGGAATAGCGGCCCGGCGGCTTGGTCTGCTTCTCGTCCAGCTTCTGGCCGGTCTTCTCCACCGTCTCCCCGGTCACCAGGGGGGGGAGCCTCTGGTTATCATCCTCGTCGTCCTTGTCACCCTCCCTGACCTCGCTGTAGACCTTCAGAAAGCCGTCGAACTTCATCACCCTGCCGGTGGCCCGGAACGGTTCCCCGGCGCAGCCGATCTCCACGGTCGTCGAGTCATAGACCGCCGCCGCCATCTGGGAGGCCACGGTGCGCCGGTAGATAAGGGTATAGAGCTTCTCGTGGTCCGCCCCCAGCCCCTCCTTCGAGACGACCCCGTGGATGTCGCCGGTTGGGTGCATATGGGTCGGCCTGATCGCCTCGTGGGCCTCGGCCTGGCTGTTTTTGGACTTATAGGAGTTCGGGGCTTTGGGGAGGTACGACGGCCCCAGGGAGCGGCCCACATGGTTTCTGATATCGGCGATGAATTCGTCGGCGATGCGGACGGAATCGGTACGGTGGTAGCTGATCAGGCCCGCCTCGAAGAGCTGCTGGGCCAATCGCATCGCTATCTCCGGGGAGATCTTGAGCTGCGAGGATGCCGCCGCCTGCATATCCACGGTGGTAAACGGGGCCTTGGGGTTCTGCCGGGTCTCCTTGGTTTCCACCTTGAGGATGTCGGCGGTCCGGGCGGCGGTCACCGCCAGGAGAATCGCCTCGGCCTTGGCCTTATCCGTCAGATTGCCCCCCCTGTGCTTGGCCGCGAAGGCGACCTCATCCTTTTGCAGCGTGATCGAGACGACATAGAAGGGCTCCGGGTTGAAGGTGCGGATTTCCCGTTCCCGTTCCACACAGAGGCGGACCGCCGGGGCCTGCACCCGGCCGACCGAAAACCTCCCCTTGAGGGCATTGCTGGCGATGGGGGAAAGGATATACCCCACGACCCGGTCACCCACCCGGCGCCCCAGAAAGGCATCGTACAGGCCGGAGTTGGTGTTCTCCCACGGGATCGACTTTTTCATGGCCTCATCGATACCCTTTTGGGTGATCTCGTGGATCTCCAGGCGATGGATCGACCGGGCGATCTTCCGAACCTCGTCGAAGACATGGGTCCCGATGGCATACCCTTCACGGTCCGGGTCGGTGGCGATATACACGTCCTGTCCCTTGGCGGCCGTTTTGATCTGCCTGATCCGGTCAGCCTTGCCCTTGTCCAGGATAAACGTCGGCGCATAGGTATCCAGGTCCACGCCCATGGCGTCGGTCGGCAGGTCTTTGAAATGGCCGACGGTGGCGAGTATCTGCGCGTTGATATAGGATTTGATCTTCTTTATCTTGTTTGGCGATTCAATGACGAGCAGCATAATAAAACCTGTAAAATTTGATTCGAGTCACTCCACCGCTAGGGGAGGATAATCTCTATACCATATTTCACGTCACGTTACGAATGCCGTGCGAGTTTCCTCCCCTTCGCACCCGGAGACAGCACGCCACAGGCGGCCGTTTCCAATGGACGGAGCCAGAAATCGTGAAAGAAACGTCGCCTTTATTGTTGGCGCATGATAATGATATATAATTCATGTGATCAAGGGTCCAAGCCGCCTGTTTCCAGAGGGGAGCGGGACGGGCAACAAATCCGGTGCATAGTTACCAGCGGTGAGTCCGGTTTACGGCACATGCCGTCCATGAAATCGGAACAAAAGGCCAATACAATGACAATCAATCAACTGGTGGAACTGATCAGGCACATCGAGGAAGAGCACAACTTCTTCAACCGGAAAACGGGACACCGGGTGGTGAAATTCATAACCCCTCTGATTGACACGCGTGGCAACGGGATGGTGGTTGCGGTGGATTTGCAGGGGTATGGCTGGGAAAATACCTTCGACTCCAGGAAGGGGCAGCAAGAGACCCCCTCTTCGATGTTCAATTCGATTATGACCTTTCTGGACACGTCTGACGAGGACATCTGAGGTCCCAACCCGTGAAGATACGGGACGGGAAGGTGGAGAAATCACCCACAAGTAAGGATACATTATGCAAGCTGCCGTTTTCGTTGACTTCACCAACACACCGTACCATACTGTGATCTCCTCCTTCAGTTGTGTTTAGATCACCAGGCCCCTTGGGAAGCTCAGTTCCAAGGGGCCGCCTTTTTGCCGTCAGGTCCGTTATGGTGCGCCCCTCCCCCTCCAGGTCGTCACCCTCCCCCAGCAGGCCGTCCGTTCTCCCGGTTTCAGGGCTTTGCGTATGCCCCGGCCTCATCCTCCCGGTTTACCGCTTGACAAATACTTCTGATTCAAATTAATCTGATACGAAATATTTATTACCCCAGAGGACTCTATGGACGAACAAACAAGGCAGGACAACAGCATACGTTTTGGCGCCAGGCTCGGTTATGCCTCACGGCAATGGCGCAGGGCCGTGGACGAGCGGCTGCAACCGTTCGGGCTCACCGAAGCGACGTGGCTTCCCCTGCTGCACATTGCGCGGAACGAGCCGCTGCGGCAAAAGGATCTGGCGGAGGTGGTCGGTATCGAATGTTCCACCCTGGTCCGACTGATCGACGCTCTCGATAATGGCGGGCTGATCAAGCGCGTGCCCGATGGCGACGACCGGCGCGCCAAGCTCCTGTCCCTTACCCCGAGCGGACGCCTACTGGTCGAGAAGGTGGAAGCGGCGGCCGCCATTATCCGCCGCCAGATATTCGCCGGTATCAGCGAAGAGGAGTTGGCAATCGCCCTCAACGTGATCGATCGCATCTGCGACGGGCTCAACAGGACCTGGACAGAGAAACCGGAGGATGCGGCATGAGCGGCGGGACCACAACCACATCCATGAGGATTCGCGCGGTTCTGCGCGGAGCCAGGTTTGGCGCGGCGCGGCACCCCGTCGTCCTCGTCGTGCTGTTTCTCGCACTGCTGGCCTGCGGGGTTTGGCTGCACAACCGGCTG
Proteins encoded in this region:
- the topA gene encoding type I DNA topoisomerase, translating into MLLVIESPNKIKKIKSYINAQILATVGHFKDLPTDAMGVDLDTYAPTFILDKGKADRIRQIKTAAKGQDVYIATDPDREGYAIGTHVFDEVRKIARSIHRLEIHEITQKGIDEAMKKSIPWENTNSGLYDAFLGRRVGDRVVGYILSPIASNALKGRFSVGRVQAPAVRLCVEREREIRTFNPEPFYVVSITLQKDEVAFAAKHRGGNLTDKAKAEAILLAVTAARTADILKVETKETRQNPKAPFTTVDMQAAASSQLKISPEIAMRLAQQLFEAGLISYHRTDSVRIADEFIADIRNHVGRSLGPSYLPKAPNSYKSKNSQAEAHEAIRPTHMHPTGDIHGVVSKEGLGADHEKLYTLIYRRTVASQMAAAVYDSTTVEIGCAGEPFRATGRVMKFDGFLKVYSEVREGDKDDEDDNQRLPPLVTGETVEKTGQKLDEKQTKPPGRYSEATLVKALEKHGIGRPSTYASIMGTIKARNYIVVKKGKIHATDVAERLFDFLAKDHPWIIDLELTRKMESYLDKVEGGDASWVTFVKGVHSKMKFARPPQRAAAGPGGVYPPSPAQLKFGTDLAKKHDREIPKDALESSRAMSAFIDGLLGKTAPGDAGTVKAPATKKTRGRSGK
- a CDS encoding MarR family winged helix-turn-helix transcriptional regulator, producing MDEQTRQDNSIRFGARLGYASRQWRRAVDERLQPFGLTEATWLPLLHIARNEPLRQKDLAEVVGIECSTLVRLIDALDNGGLIKRVPDGDDRRAKLLSLTPSGRLLVEKVEAAAAIIRRQIFAGISEEELAIALNVIDRICDGLNRTWTEKPEDAA